The bacterium DNA window CGCTGGCCGCACGGCAGCGACTGGCTGTGCGAAGTCGCGGTCGAATGCTACCTGCCGCTGCTCGCCGCGCTCCGGCGTCTGTCGGACCAGGACGTGCGCGCCGGGATCACGATCAACTTCTCCCCGGTCCTGAGCGAGCAGCTTGCAAGCGCGGCCTTCCGCGACGAGGTCGACGCGTTCCTGACGCACCGCCGCGAAGCGTGCGACAGCACCCGCCGGTACTTTCTCGACCAGCACGAGACGCACCTCGCCGGACTGTGCGACTACTGGGCGGCGGAGTACAACCGGGCGCGGGCGGATCTCGATGCGCTGCACGGCGACATCCTCGGGGCGTACCGGCGCCTCGCCGAGCGCGGAACGGTCGAGCTGATCACGACCGGGGCGACGCACGGCTACATGCCGCTGCTCAGCCGCGACGAGAGCATCGATCTGCAGTTCCGGGTCGCGGTCGCGACGCACGTCCGGCACTTCGGGACGGCGCCGAAGGGGGCGTGGCTGCCGGAGTGCGCCTACCGGCCGCGGTACGAGTGGACGCCGCCGGTCGGCCCGCAGAGCGGCAAGGTCCGCTACCGCCGCCGCGGCGTCGAGGAGCTGCTGTCGGCCCACAACCTGGGCTTCTTCTTCACCGACATCCATCTGATCCGGGGCGGGCGCGCGCTCTCCGCGTACGGCGATTACTTCCCGCGCCTCAAGGCGGTGCAGGGGCCGGAGGCGCAGCTCACGCGGCGCGGCGACCAGACGCCCTACGCCCCCCGCCACGTGGCCTCGCGCGGCGGCACCGGGGATGCCGTCGCATTCGTGCGCGATCCGGAGGCGACGCAGCAGGTCTGGAGCCGCGACGCCGGCTACCCCGGTGACGGCGAGTATCTCGAGTTTCACAAACGGCACTTCCCCGGCGGGCTCCGCCTGTGGCGCGTCACGGACCCGAAGGCGGACCTCGGGGACAAGCAGCCCTACCAGCCGGACCGGGCCGCGGAACGCGCCCGGGCCCACGCCGAGCACTTTGTGGGGCTCGTCGCCGGCATCCTGGATCGGCACGTCCGCCGGTCGGGCGGCCCGGCGGTCCTCTGCGCCCCGTTTGACACCGAGTTGTTCGGACACTGGTGGGCCGAAGGACCGGCGTGGCTCGAGCACGTGCTGCGCCTTGCCGCCGAGGGCCCGGTGACCTCGACGACCGTCTCAGCGTGCCTCGACCGGTTTCCCGTCCAGCCCGCGATCACGCTGCTCGAGGGGTCGTGGGGCGAGGGCGGCGACCACCGGGTCTGGCTGAACAAAGACACCGAGTGGACCTGGGAGATGGTCTACCAGGCGGAAGACGACCTGTGGGCGCTCGCCGCGGCGCCCGGATGGCAGCGCAGCCCGCTGCTGCGGCGCCTCGTCGCTCAGATGGGACGGGAGCTGCTGCTGCTGCAGGCGTCGGACTGGCAGTTTCTCATCACGACGTGGGCCGCGCGCAACTACGCCGAGACGCGCTTCGCGGAGCACTGCGCGGACTTCCGGCGGCTGCACGAGATGGCCAAGCGCGTGCGCGACGGCGGGGCCTTGACGTGGGACGAGGAACAGTTTCTCGCCACCAAGGAAGGACAGGACTTCTGCTTCCCGGACGTCGCGGAGCACATCGAGGCCGCCGCGGCGCTGCCGAAGGCCTAGCGTGGCGGCCCGGTCGCGGATCCTCGGGCTGATTCTCGCCGGCGGACGGGGCGAACGTCTGCACCCGCTGACGAAGGACCGCAGCAAGCCGGCCGTGCCCTTCGGCAGCAAGTACCGGATCATCGACTTCGTGCTCAGCAACTTCATCAACTCGCACATCTATTCGCTGTACATCCTGGTCCAGTACAAGTCCCAGTCGCTGATCGACCACATCCGCCGCGGCTGGCGGCTCGGCGGCCTGGTCCCGGAGCAGTTCATCATCGCGGTGCCCCCGCAGATGCGCTGGGGCGATATGTGGTACCGGGGGACGGCCGACGCCGTGTTCCAGAACCTCAACCTGGTGCGCGACGTGGACCCCGATCTGGTCGCGATCTTCGGCGCCGACCACATCTACCGGATGGACCTGCAGCAGATGATCGACGCCCACCTCGCCCACCGCGCGGACGTCACGGTCGCGACGCTGCCGGTGCCGATCGAGCAGGCGACGGGCTTCGGCATCGTGGAGACGGACGAGGAGGGCCGCGTGATCGGCTGGGAGGAAAAACCGGCCGCGCCCCGGCCGATGCCCTCCGATCCGCGCCAGGCGCTCTCGTCGATGGGCAACTACATCTTCAACACCGACCTGCTCGAGGACGTGCTGGTGGAGGACGCCCGCCGCAGCACCGACCACGACTTCGGGCGGACGATCATTCCGGAACTGTACCCCTACGCGCGCGTCTTCGCCTACAACTTCCTGGACAACGAGGTCCCCGGCCTCCGGCCGACGGAGGAGCGCGGGTACTGGCGGGACGTCGGGACGATCGAAGCGTTCTGGCAGGCCAACATGGACCTGCTCGGCGCATCACCGGCCCTCGACCTCGACAACCCGCGGTGGCCGATCCTGGCCGCCCCGTTCGAGGGGCCGTCCGCCCGCATGGTCGCCGGCGACGTCACGGACGCGATTCTCGGCGAGGGGTCGGTCATCGCCGGCGGAACCGTCCGGCGCTCGATCCTCGGCCAGGGTGTGCTGGTGGAGCGCGGCGCCGTCGTCGAGGACAGCGTCATCATGGACAACACCGTCGTCGGCAGCGGTGCCCGCATCCGCCGCGCCATCGTCGATCGGTTCAACATGATCGAGTCGGAACGGACGATCGGCTGGGACCGCGCGCGGGATCTCGAGGCCGGGCTGCTCGACGTGCCGTCGGGGATCGCCGTCCTCCCGCGCGGCACGACGCGCGTCCGGGGAGCGGTGCCGGTCTCGCGTTGACGCGCCGGGCCCCGTAATGGCCGACCGTCCGCCTGCCGGACCCGCCGGCGGGCCCCCCACCCGTCGGATCTGCGTCCACGGGCACTTCTACCAGCCGCCGCGCGAGAACCCGTGGCTCGAGGCGGTCGAAGTCGAAGACTCCGCGCGGCCGTATCACGACTGGAACGCCCGCGTGACCGCGGAGTGCTACGCGCCGAACGGCGCCTCCCGCGTGCTGGACGCGGAGCGCCGGATCCTCCGGATCCGCAACAACTACCGCCGCATGAGCTTCAACCTCGGCCCCACGCTCGCCGCGTGGTTGGAGCGCGGGGCCCCGGAGGCGTACGCGCGGATCGTGGACGCCGACCGCGCGGCGCTCGCCGAGCGCGGCGGCCACGGGAACGCGATCGCGCAGGTCTACAACCACATGATCCTGCCGCTCGCGACGCGCCGCGACAAGGAGACCCAGATCCGCTGGGGGATCGCCGACTTCCGCCACCGCTTCGGCCGTCCCCCGGAAGGCATGTGGCTGCCGGAGACGGCGGTCGACACGGAGACGCTCGAGGTCCTCGCGCAGCACGGGATCGCCTTCACGATTCTGGCCCCCCACCAGGCGGCGCGCGTGCGCCCGCCGGACGGCGAGGGGGCCGACGTGAGCGGCGGGCGCATCGATCCGCGGCGGCCGTACCGGTGTCCCTTGCCGAGCGGCGCGTCCATCGCGCTGTTCTTCTACGACGGGCCGGTCGCGCACGACGTCGCCTTCGGCGGCCTGCTCGACAGCGGCGACGCCTTCGCCGGGCGGCTGTTGGGCGCGTTCGCCGAGGACGACCCGCGGCCGCAGCTCGTGCACATCGCCACGGACGGCGAGTCCTACGGCCATCATCACCCGTTCGGGGAGATGGCGCTCACCTACGCTTTCGAGGTGATCGAATCGCGGGAGCAGGCGCGCCTCGCGAACTACGGCGAGGTCCTCGCGGATACGCCGCCCGAGCAGGAGGTGCAGATCGTCGAGCCCACGTCGTGGTCGTGCGCCCACGGCGTGGAGCGGTGGCGCGCGAACTGCGGCTGCCGCGCCGGCCATCCGGAGTGGTCGCAGGAGTGGCGGCGCGGGCTGCGCGAGGCGCTCGACTGGCTCCGCGACGGGCTCGCGCGGGTGTTCGAGGAGCACGGCCCCCGCTATCTGCGCGATCCCTGGGCGGCGCGCGACGGGTACATCGACGTGATCCTGGACCGGTCGTCCGACACGCTCGACGCGTTCTTCGCCGCGCACGGCCGCCCGGGCGCCGCGGAGGCCGACCGCGTGCCGGCGCTGCGCCTGCTCGAGATGCAGCGGCACGCGATGCTGATGTACACCTCCTGCGGCTGGTTCTTCGACGAGCTGTCGGGGATCGAGACGGTGCAGGTGATCAAGTACGCGGCGCGGGCGCTGCAGCTGGCCGAAGAGTTCGGGGAGCGGTTCGAGGACGAGTTCACCCGCCGGCTCGGCGCGGCCAAGAGCAATCTGCGGCAGTGGCGCGACGGCACGACCGTCTACCGCCGGGCGGTGCGGCCCTCGTTCGTCACGCTGCCGCGGGTCGTCGCGCACTACGGCATCAGCTCGCTGTTCGAGACCTACGCGGAGACGGAAGAAGTCTTTTGCTTCACCGTCCGGCAGCGCGACGTCCGCCGCGAGAACGGCGGCGGCCACACGTTCGCGACCGGCCTCGTCACGGTCACCTCGCAGATCACCCGCGAGGAGTCGACCGCCGCCTACGCGGTGCTGCACCTCGGCGGGCACGACGTCCAATGCGGCGTTCGGGCGGAGGTGACGCCGGAGTGGTACGAGGCGATGAAGAACGGCGTGACCGGCGCCCTCGTCGAGCACGGCGCCAGCGCCGCCGTGCGCATGCTCGACGCGCAGTTCGGCGGGTCGCTGTACGGCCTGCGCGACCTGTTCAAGGAGGAGCGCCGCAAGGTCCTCGGCCTGCTGATCGAGGAACGGCTCGGCCGGTTCGAGGGCGTGTATGACTCGTTGTACGAGGAGTCCCGGCCGCTCATCGCGGTCATGCGGGACTCCGACGTGCCGGTGCCGCCGGCGCTCCGGATGGCCGCGGAGGAGACGCTGACCCGCCGCATGATCGCGGAGCTGCGCGCCGCGGCCGCCGAGCCGCTGTCCGACCGCGCGTTCGAGATCGCCGCCGAACTGGTGACGTTCGACCTCGTGGACCAGTGGACCGACGGCTCGATCCTGCTGCGCCGTGCGATCGAGGCCCGCGCCGAAGGCCTGCGCCGGCAGCCGCTGGGCCCCGACCTCGATCAGATCCACCGGCTCCTCGACCTCGCGGAGACCCTCGGCATCACGCTGAACCTGTGGCAGACCCAGAACGCCTATCACACCGCGGCCAGAGCGCACATGAACGATCTCCGCGAGACGCACGACGCCTCGGACCGCGCCGGCCTCTTCTGGAAGCTCGGCGAGCGCCTGCACTTCAACCTCGACGCGGTGCGGACTCCCCCCGGATAGACCCGCGGGCGCTACACCGCGCTGAGCTTGTCCGGGTTGCCGATCGCCCAGATCGTCCGGACGCGCGCGCCGTCCACTTCGATGCTCACGACGACCACGGGCGTCCCGTCGGCGCGCCGCACGAGTAGCGTCGGCCGGCCGTTCACGTCGGCGACCGCGTAGCGCGCGTCGGCGGGCGCGAACCGCGCCGTGACGCCGATCAGGAACCGGGCCACGTTCGCCGGCCCGTGCACGGGCCGGAGCGCCGCGCCGGGGATCTTGCCCCCGCCGTCGGCCCACACCGTCACGTCGTCCGCGAGCATCGCCATCAGCCCGTCGAGATCGCCTGTTCGCGCCGCCCGCATGAACTGCTCGAGGAGGCGCCGGTGCTCCTCCGGACTCGCTTGAAACCGCGGCCGGTGCCGCGCGATGTGCTCGCGCGCCCGGCTGAACAATTTCCGGCAGGCCGGCTCCGAGCGCTCGAGGATCTGGGCGATCTCGTCGTACTCGTACTCGAAGACCTCCCGCAGCAGGAACACCGCGCGCTCCGCGGGCGTGAGCCGCTCGAGCAGCACGAGAAACGCGAGCGAGATCGTGTCGGCCTCGACCGCGCGGGCCTCCGGCCCGGCCAGTTCGGGATGCGCCGCGTCAAGCACGGGTTCCGGCAGCCATGGCCCCACGTAGGTCTCCCGTCTCACCCGCGCCGAGGCGAGGTGATTGAGGCACAGCCGGATCACGATCGCGGAGAGGTACGCCTTCGGCGACTCGATCGCGTCCAGCCGCGCCGGCTGAAACCGCAAATACGCGTCCTGCACGATGTCTTCGGCCTCCGCGGCGCTGCTCACCATCCGGTAGGCAAGGGAGAAGAGCAGCGGACGGTACTCTTGAAAGACCGCGGCGTGGCCGTCCTGCGCCGTGCTCACCCTATCGCTCCGCCGGAACCGTCGATTCCACGCGAACCGGCGTGTGCGCGGGGCGGGCCGGCGGCGCGACCGGGACATGCCGCATCTTCCGGCGGCCCGGCCACTCGAAGACCCACGGGACCGTGCGCTGCGCCTTGATCATGCCGAGCGCCACCCGCACGAAGAACTCCCGCACGCTCACGGCCAGCCGGCCGGTGAGGATCGCACGGCGCGGCGTGTCGCGGCTGCCGTCGAGAAACTGCACGACGCCGTTGCGGCGGCCGAGGCTGATGCCGGCCGCGCCGTAGGACATGCCGAACGCCGTCGGCGGCGTCCCGCGGAGGTGCGCGGCCAAGGAGTCGGCGCCGTGGGCGCCCATCATCAGGGCCGTCACCACGGACATTCGCACCGGCGCGCCGGGCGCGTCCGCGGGCATCGCGGCGTCGCCGACCGCGTAGATCTCGGGGTGCGACAGCGACCGCATCGTGCGGTCGATCAGGACCTGGCCGAGGCCGTTGACCCGAAGCCCGGACCGGCGCGCGAGATCGGACACGCCGAACCCGCCGGTCAGGACGCAGGCGTCAAACGGAAACCGGCGGCCGTCGTCCGCGACCGCCGCGTCCGCCCGCACCTCGGCGATCGCGGTGCGCTCCACCAGCTCGATGCCCAAGCCCGCGAGCGCGCCGCGGACGTAGGCGCGCGCCGCCTCGGAGAATCGCGGCAGGACCTCGCGGCGCGTCACGAGGACCACCCGCAGGCCCGGATGGGCGTCGGCCACCTCGGTGGCGAGTTCGACGCCCGTCGGCCCGCCCCCGACCACGAGGACCCGGCCCCCGCTCCGCGCAAGCTCCGGCAGCCGCGCCGACAGCGCCGCGACCGACGGGTGGTCGAGCGTGTAGGCATGCTCCCGGGCGCCGGGGATCCGGCCGGTCTGGCTCGTGCTGCCGAGCGCGTACACGAGATAATCGTAGGCGATCGACCGCTCGTCTGCCTCCCCGCCGGCGCCGCGCACCAGCACGCGGCGGCCCGCCGGATCGACGCCCGTCACGACGGCCTGCACCAGCCGGATACGGGTGCCCCGCACCAGGGCGGCCAGCGGATGCCGGCCGACGGATTCGCCGGCGGCCAGTTGATGGTTGCGGACGCGCTCGTAGAAGGCGTCGCCCGCGTTGACGAGCGTGATCGCGACGTCGGGCCGGGTCTTCTTGGCCAGCCGCATCGCCGCCATGAGGCCGGCGTAGCCCGCGCCCAGCACGACGACGTGTGATGGCTGCTGCATACTGCACCTCCATGTCCGGATCTCAACTATGAGACCGGGGAGGCGCCGGTTTTGTGACGCGCCGGCCGCTAGATCGACGGGCGGAACGAGTGGTGCGGGACCAGGAGCGAGAGGATCATTCCGACCAGGAGGAGCGCGGCGATCACCATCGTCCACACGACCGCGGCGCGCGTCCACGCGCGCTGGCAGGC harbors:
- a CDS encoding 1,4-alpha-glucan branching protein domain-containing protein: MTKADANLVFTLHTHLPFVLNHGRWPHGSDWLCEVAVECYLPLLAALRRLSDQDVRAGITINFSPVLSEQLASAAFRDEVDAFLTHRREACDSTRRYFLDQHETHLAGLCDYWAAEYNRARADLDALHGDILGAYRRLAERGTVELITTGATHGYMPLLSRDESIDLQFRVAVATHVRHFGTAPKGAWLPECAYRPRYEWTPPVGPQSGKVRYRRRGVEELLSAHNLGFFFTDIHLIRGGRALSAYGDYFPRLKAVQGPEAQLTRRGDQTPYAPRHVASRGGTGDAVAFVRDPEATQQVWSRDAGYPGDGEYLEFHKRHFPGGLRLWRVTDPKADLGDKQPYQPDRAAERARAHAEHFVGLVAGILDRHVRRSGGPAVLCAPFDTELFGHWWAEGPAWLEHVLRLAAEGPVTSTTVSACLDRFPVQPAITLLEGSWGEGGDHRVWLNKDTEWTWEMVYQAEDDLWALAAAPGWQRSPLLRRLVAQMGRELLLLQASDWQFLITTWAARNYAETRFAEHCADFRRLHEMAKRVRDGGALTWDEEQFLATKEGQDFCFPDVAEHIEAAAALPKA
- the glgC gene encoding glucose-1-phosphate adenylyltransferase codes for the protein MAARSRILGLILAGGRGERLHPLTKDRSKPAVPFGSKYRIIDFVLSNFINSHIYSLYILVQYKSQSLIDHIRRGWRLGGLVPEQFIIAVPPQMRWGDMWYRGTADAVFQNLNLVRDVDPDLVAIFGADHIYRMDLQQMIDAHLAHRADVTVATLPVPIEQATGFGIVETDEEGRVIGWEEKPAAPRPMPSDPRQALSSMGNYIFNTDLLEDVLVEDARRSTDHDFGRTIIPELYPYARVFAYNFLDNEVPGLRPTEERGYWRDVGTIEAFWQANMDLLGASPALDLDNPRWPILAAPFEGPSARMVAGDVTDAILGEGSVIAGGTVRRSILGQGVLVERGAVVEDSVIMDNTVVGSGARIRRAIVDRFNMIESERTIGWDRARDLEAGLLDVPSGIAVLPRGTTRVRGAVPVSR
- a CDS encoding DUF3536 domain-containing protein yields the protein MADRPPAGPAGGPPTRRICVHGHFYQPPRENPWLEAVEVEDSARPYHDWNARVTAECYAPNGASRVLDAERRILRIRNNYRRMSFNLGPTLAAWLERGAPEAYARIVDADRAALAERGGHGNAIAQVYNHMILPLATRRDKETQIRWGIADFRHRFGRPPEGMWLPETAVDTETLEVLAQHGIAFTILAPHQAARVRPPDGEGADVSGGRIDPRRPYRCPLPSGASIALFFYDGPVAHDVAFGGLLDSGDAFAGRLLGAFAEDDPRPQLVHIATDGESYGHHHPFGEMALTYAFEVIESREQARLANYGEVLADTPPEQEVQIVEPTSWSCAHGVERWRANCGCRAGHPEWSQEWRRGLREALDWLRDGLARVFEEHGPRYLRDPWAARDGYIDVILDRSSDTLDAFFAAHGRPGAAEADRVPALRLLEMQRHAMLMYTSCGWFFDELSGIETVQVIKYAARALQLAEEFGERFEDEFTRRLGAAKSNLRQWRDGTTVYRRAVRPSFVTLPRVVAHYGISSLFETYAETEEVFCFTVRQRDVRRENGGGHTFATGLVTVTSQITREESTAAYAVLHLGGHDVQCGVRAEVTPEWYEAMKNGVTGALVEHGASAAVRMLDAQFGGSLYGLRDLFKEERRKVLGLLIEERLGRFEGVYDSLYEESRPLIAVMRDSDVPVPPALRMAAEETLTRRMIAELRAAAAEPLSDRAFEIAAELVTFDLVDQWTDGSILLRRAIEARAEGLRRQPLGPDLDQIHRLLDLAETLGITLNLWQTQNAYHTAARAHMNDLRETHDASDRAGLFWKLGERLHFNLDAVRTPPG
- a CDS encoding RNA polymerase sigma-70 factor, giving the protein MSTAQDGHAAVFQEYRPLLFSLAYRMVSSAAEAEDIVQDAYLRFQPARLDAIESPKAYLSAIVIRLCLNHLASARVRRETYVGPWLPEPVLDAAHPELAGPEARAVEADTISLAFLVLLERLTPAERAVFLLREVFEYEYDEIAQILERSEPACRKLFSRAREHIARHRPRFQASPEEHRRLLEQFMRAARTGDLDGLMAMLADDVTVWADGGGKIPGAALRPVHGPANVARFLIGVTARFAPADARYAVADVNGRPTLLVRRADGTPVVVVSIEVDGARVRTIWAIGNPDKLSAV
- a CDS encoding FAD-dependent oxidoreductase — translated: MQQPSHVVVLGAGYAGLMAAMRLAKKTRPDVAITLVNAGDAFYERVRNHQLAAGESVGRHPLAALVRGTRIRLVQAVVTGVDPAGRRVLVRGAGGEADERSIAYDYLVYALGSTSQTGRIPGAREHAYTLDHPSVAALSARLPELARSGGRVLVVGGGPTGVELATEVADAHPGLRVVLVTRREVLPRFSEAARAYVRGALAGLGIELVERTAIAEVRADAAVADDGRRFPFDACVLTGGFGVSDLARRSGLRVNGLGQVLIDRTMRSLSHPEIYAVGDAAMPADAPGAPVRMSVVTALMMGAHGADSLAAHLRGTPPTAFGMSYGAAGISLGRRNGVVQFLDGSRDTPRRAILTGRLAVSVREFFVRVALGMIKAQRTVPWVFEWPGRRKMRHVPVAPPARPAHTPVRVESTVPAER